A window of the Microvirga terrae genome harbors these coding sequences:
- a CDS encoding S41 family peptidase, which translates to MRKLSLLILGAAIGAGGATMVSQTSLLSGMSAVAASADTYRQLSLFGDVFEKVRTDYVEKPEESKLVEAAINGMLTSLDPHSSYMDAKSFRDMQVQTRGEFGGLGIEVTMEDGLVKVVTPIDETPASRAGILANDVITHINDEAVQGLNLNQAVDKMRGPVNSSVTLKIQRKEAKDPVVVKLTRETIKVRPVRARVEGDIGVLRVTQFNEQTYEGLRSGIEKLTSDIGADKVAGFVIDLRNNPGGLLDQAIMVSDAFLDRGEIVSTRSRNAEDTQRFSAKVGDLAKGKPLVVLVNGGSASASEIVAGALQDHKRATVLGTRSFGKGSVQTIIPLGGNGAVRLTTARYYTPSGRSIQAKGIDPDIEVLQDVPDELKGKDETKGEAGLRGHLQNGGEKEERGGSSAYVPPDPTKDKQLLSAYDLLHGVRKGAANTTTTPN; encoded by the coding sequence ATGCGCAAACTATCCCTTTTGATTCTCGGTGCGGCCATCGGCGCAGGCGGCGCGACCATGGTGTCGCAGACCAGTCTCCTGTCGGGCATGAGCGCGGTTGCCGCCTCGGCCGACACGTACCGCCAGCTGAGCCTTTTTGGAGACGTCTTCGAGAAGGTCCGGACGGATTACGTAGAGAAGCCCGAAGAGTCGAAGCTGGTCGAGGCCGCCATCAACGGCATGCTCACCTCGCTCGACCCGCATTCGAGCTACATGGACGCCAAGAGCTTCCGTGACATGCAGGTGCAGACCCGCGGCGAGTTCGGCGGCCTTGGCATCGAGGTCACCATGGAGGACGGCCTCGTGAAGGTCGTGACGCCGATCGACGAGACGCCTGCGTCCCGAGCCGGCATCCTGGCCAACGACGTCATCACCCACATCAACGACGAAGCCGTTCAGGGCCTCAACCTGAACCAGGCCGTCGACAAGATGCGCGGCCCGGTCAATTCCTCGGTTACCCTGAAGATCCAGCGCAAGGAAGCCAAGGATCCGGTGGTGGTGAAGCTGACCCGCGAGACCATCAAGGTTCGTCCGGTTCGCGCCCGTGTCGAGGGCGACATCGGCGTCCTGCGCGTGACCCAGTTCAACGAGCAGACCTACGAGGGCTTGCGCTCAGGCATCGAGAAGCTCACGTCCGACATCGGCGCCGACAAGGTGGCGGGCTTCGTCATCGACCTGCGCAACAATCCGGGTGGCCTGCTCGATCAGGCGATCATGGTGTCCGACGCCTTCCTCGACCGGGGCGAGATCGTCTCGACCCGCAGCCGCAATGCCGAGGATACCCAGCGCTTCAGCGCCAAGGTCGGCGATCTGGCCAAGGGCAAGCCCCTGGTGGTGCTCGTCAACGGCGGCTCGGCTTCGGCGTCCGAGATCGTGGCCGGCGCCCTGCAGGACCACAAGCGCGCGACGGTTCTCGGAACCCGCTCGTTCGGCAAGGGCTCCGTGCAGACGATCATTCCGCTCGGCGGCAACGGCGCCGTGCGCCTGACGACGGCGCGCTACTACACCCCGTCCGGCCGCTCGATCCAGGCCAAGGGCATCGATCCGGACATCGAAGTGCTGCAGGATGTGCCCGACGAGCTGAAGGGCAAGGACGAGACCAAGGGCGAAGCCGGCCTGCGCGGGCACCTGCAGAACGGCGGCGAGAAGGAAGAGCGCGGCGGTTCCTCCGCTTACGTTCCGCCGGATCCGACCAAGGAC
- a CDS encoding murein hydrolase activator EnvC family protein, with translation MTCINSFFSRKALGLAAWMVAASLSPAGAQQPASGPAPQPVPTGPAEQKAQREKDLKVLEEAIAANAEARKRLEAEIDDVKADRAKLNAALIDTADRVRGTEDRIRGLEQRLQTLGSSEAAIRRSLQSRRGVIVEVFAALQRMGRRPPPAVLVRPEDMLEAVRASIMLGAVLPELRQEAEILAGDLAELVRLKEAITADRATLNGELTALSREQERLAALMDARQSRIAEVERNAGAERQKAEELARQAGTLKELVDRMEAEIAGARRAAEEARKAAEAQERETREKFAQLAFRDPARLAPKIPFSEARGLLPRPVSGETALEFGAADGYGGTTRGISITTRPKASVVSPADGWVSFAGPFRSYGRLLIINAGGGYYVLLAGMDHINVDVGQFVLAGEPVATMGEAPLMSLIGAAIEKNNPVLYVEFRKDGGSIDPGPWWAKSQSEKVRG, from the coding sequence ATGACCTGCATCAACTCCTTCTTTTCCCGCAAGGCTCTCGGCCTTGCCGCATGGATGGTTGCCGCCAGCCTGAGCCCTGCCGGGGCCCAGCAGCCCGCGTCTGGGCCGGCGCCTCAGCCTGTCCCCACCGGGCCGGCCGAGCAGAAGGCCCAGCGGGAAAAGGACCTGAAGGTTCTGGAGGAGGCCATCGCGGCCAATGCCGAGGCGCGGAAGCGTCTCGAGGCCGAGATCGACGACGTCAAGGCGGACCGGGCGAAGCTCAATGCTGCCCTGATCGACACCGCCGACCGGGTTCGCGGCACCGAGGACAGGATCCGCGGGCTGGAGCAGAGGCTTCAGACGCTCGGCTCCAGCGAAGCGGCCATTCGCCGCTCCCTTCAGAGCCGGCGCGGGGTCATTGTCGAGGTCTTTGCAGCCCTTCAGCGTATGGGCCGCCGTCCGCCGCCCGCCGTGCTGGTGCGGCCGGAGGACATGCTGGAGGCGGTCCGCGCCTCGATCATGCTGGGGGCCGTTCTGCCGGAATTGCGCCAGGAGGCCGAGATTCTGGCCGGCGACCTCGCCGAGCTCGTGCGCCTCAAAGAGGCCATTACGGCCGACCGCGCGACACTCAACGGGGAGCTGACCGCCCTGAGCCGGGAGCAGGAGCGTCTCGCCGCCCTCATGGACGCCCGGCAGAGCCGCATCGCCGAGGTCGAGCGCAATGCGGGAGCCGAGCGGCAGAAGGCCGAGGAGCTTGCCCGTCAGGCCGGCACCCTGAAGGAGCTGGTCGACCGCATGGAGGCCGAGATCGCCGGGGCCCGGCGCGCCGCCGAGGAGGCCCGCAAGGCCGCCGAGGCCCAGGAGCGCGAAACCCGGGAGAAATTCGCCCAGCTGGCCTTCCGGGATCCGGCCCGGCTCGCCCCGAAAATCCCGTTCTCCGAAGCGCGGGGCCTGCTGCCCCGTCCCGTCAGCGGCGAGACGGCCCTGGAATTCGGGGCTGCGGACGGCTATGGCGGAACGACGCGTGGCATTTCGATCACGACGCGGCCCAAGGCGAGTGTGGTATCACCCGCCGACGGATGGGTGTCCTTTGCCGGCCCCTTCCGGTCCTATGGTCGACTCTTGATCATCAATGCCGGTGGGGGATACTATGTTCTTCTGGCTGGTATGGACCATATCAATGTCGATGTGGGGCAGTTCGTGCTCGCAGGCGAACCCGTTGCGACCATGGGGGAAGCTCCTCTCATGAGTTTGATCGGTGCCGCCATAGAAAAGAACAATCCCGTCCTCTATGTTGAGTTCAGGAAAGACGGCGGTTCAATTGACCCAGGTCCCTGGTGGGCAAAATCGCAAAGCGAAAAGGTTCGCGGATAA
- the rlmH gene encoding 23S rRNA (pseudouridine(1915)-N(3))-methyltransferase RlmH, which yields MRLSLLAVGRLKSGPERELVERYKQRVEGMGRALGLGGFDIVELPESRARREDDRRAEEAEALLEKAGSSVLVVFDERGRSPSSEAFAERIRQWRDEGRSGVACVIGGPDGLDPRLRQRADLVVSFGALTMPHQIVRALVAEQLYRALTILAGHPYHRAGHDDS from the coding sequence GTGCGACTGAGCTTGCTGGCCGTGGGCCGACTCAAGAGCGGCCCCGAACGTGAGCTCGTCGAACGTTACAAGCAGCGGGTCGAGGGCATGGGCCGTGCCCTCGGATTGGGCGGCTTCGACATCGTCGAACTGCCCGAGAGCCGGGCACGCCGCGAGGACGACCGGCGCGCGGAGGAGGCCGAGGCCCTTCTGGAGAAGGCCGGCTCGTCCGTGCTGGTCGTCTTCGACGAGCGCGGCAGGAGCCCTTCGAGCGAAGCCTTCGCTGAGCGAATCAGGCAATGGCGCGACGAGGGCCGCTCCGGCGTCGCCTGTGTGATCGGCGGGCCCGACGGGCTCGATCCCCGGCTGAGACAGCGAGCCGACTTGGTCGTGTCCTTCGGGGCGCTCACTATGCCGCACCAGATCGTGCGGGCCCTCGTGGCAGAGCAGCTCTATAGAGCCCTGACAATTCTGGCCGGACACCCTTATCATCGCGCCGGCCACGATGATTCCTGA
- the rsfS gene encoding ribosome silencing factor, with product MRAVALTSLEDMKAENTVEIDLAGKTSLADTMIVTSGRSDRHVGAIADRVIKDLKDKGFGNARVEGLPACDWVLIDAGDVLIHVFRPEVRGFYNLEKMWGADRPQDRVS from the coding sequence ATCCGGGCCGTCGCCCTGACCTCCCTCGAGGATATGAAGGCCGAAAACACGGTCGAAATCGACTTGGCCGGAAAAACCTCCCTTGCCGACACCATGATCGTGACATCGGGCCGTTCCGATCGCCATGTGGGTGCCATCGCCGACCGCGTGATCAAGGATCTCAAGGACAAGGGGTTCGGAAATGCGCGCGTCGAGGGTCTTCCCGCCTGCGACTGGGTGCTGATCGATGCCGGCGACGTGCTGATCCACGTTTTCCGTCCCGAGGTGCGTGGCTTCTACAACCTCGAGAAGATGTGGGGCGCCGACCGTCCGCAGGACCGCGTCAGCTAA
- a CDS encoding nicotinate-nucleotide adenylyltransferase, translating to MRIGLYGGSFNPAHAGHRHVSLMAMKRLGLDRVWWIVTPGNPLKDTGELATTGMRVEEARRVSDDPRIDVTAFEDEIGARYTVDTLAYLKRRYPGVRFVWIMGADNLASFHRWRGWRRIARMMPMAVIDRPGWTLKAARSRSATALSSSRIGENEALALPGLKPPAWVFLHGPRSHLSSTKLRQMTRTSAVGRR from the coding sequence ATGCGGATCGGCCTCTATGGCGGATCGTTCAATCCGGCCCATGCCGGGCACCGCCACGTGAGCCTCATGGCCATGAAGCGGCTCGGACTTGACCGGGTCTGGTGGATCGTCACCCCGGGCAATCCCCTGAAGGACACCGGCGAGCTGGCGACGACCGGGATGCGCGTCGAGGAGGCCAGACGGGTCTCCGACGACCCGCGCATCGACGTGACCGCCTTCGAGGATGAGATCGGAGCCCGCTACACGGTCGACACTCTGGCCTATCTCAAGCGCCGCTATCCTGGAGTCCGGTTCGTCTGGATCATGGGCGCCGACAATTTGGCGAGCTTCCACCGGTGGCGGGGCTGGCGCCGCATCGCCCGCATGATGCCCATGGCCGTGATTGATCGGCCCGGATGGACCCTGAAGGCGGCCCGGTCCCGCAGCGCCACCGCCCTGTCCTCGAGCCGGATCGGCGAGAACGAAGCCCTTGCCCTGCCAGGGCTCAAGCCGCCGGCCTGGGTTTTCCTGCACGGACCGAGATCGCACCTGTCGTCCACGAAGCTGCGCCAAATGACACGAACTTCTGCTGTCGGAAGACGTTGA
- a CDS encoding glutamate-5-semialdehyde dehydrogenase, with amino-acid sequence MAELGRRARAAARQVALAKVDDKNAALRAMAACIRARADAILAANAEDLADAKAKGQSGAFIDRLVLNPDRLESIAEAVESIAALPDPVGRVLARFERPNGLVIERVATPLGVIGVIFESRPNVTADAGALCLKAGNAAILRAGSESFRTSLAIAEAMGEGLERAGLPRDAIRLVPTRDRAAVGAMLSGLDGHLDVIVPRGGKSLVARVQEEARVPVFAHLEGLNHVYVHAGADLEMAKGIVLNAKMRRTGVCGAAETLLVDRACADTHLRPLISMLLNAGCAVRGDEAVQAVDPRVTPAIEDDWCTEYLDAVISARVVDGIEAAIAHIEAYGSHHTDSIVTDDEAAAERFLAEVDSAIVLHNASTQFADGGEFGFGAEIGIATGRMHARGPVGVEQLTSFKYRIRGAGQTRP; translated from the coding sequence ATGGCCGAACTCGGCCGGCGGGCGCGAGCCGCGGCCAGGCAGGTCGCGCTGGCGAAGGTCGACGACAAGAATGCGGCGCTCAGGGCCATGGCCGCCTGCATCCGGGCTCGGGCGGATGCGATCCTGGCCGCCAATGCCGAGGATCTCGCGGACGCGAAGGCCAAGGGCCAGAGCGGCGCCTTCATCGACCGGCTCGTTCTCAACCCGGACCGTCTCGAATCCATCGCGGAGGCCGTCGAGAGCATTGCGGCGCTCCCCGACCCGGTCGGGCGCGTGCTCGCCCGATTCGAGCGTCCGAACGGCCTTGTCATCGAACGGGTGGCGACGCCGCTCGGCGTGATCGGCGTGATCTTCGAGAGCCGGCCCAACGTGACGGCGGATGCGGGGGCGCTTTGCCTCAAGGCCGGCAACGCCGCGATCCTCCGCGCCGGCTCTGAGAGCTTCCGCACGTCGCTCGCCATCGCCGAGGCGATGGGCGAGGGACTGGAACGGGCCGGTCTGCCGCGGGACGCGATCCGCCTAGTGCCGACACGCGACCGGGCAGCGGTCGGCGCCATGCTGTCGGGGCTCGACGGCCATCTCGACGTGATCGTGCCGCGGGGCGGCAAGAGCCTTGTGGCCAGGGTCCAGGAGGAGGCGCGGGTGCCGGTCTTCGCGCATTTGGAGGGTCTCAACCACGTCTATGTGCATGCCGGGGCCGACTTGGAGATGGCCAAGGGCATCGTGCTGAACGCCAAGATGCGCCGCACGGGCGTCTGCGGAGCGGCCGAGACGCTGCTGGTCGACCGGGCCTGCGCCGACACGCATCTGAGGCCCCTGATCTCCATGCTGCTCAATGCAGGCTGCGCGGTCCGCGGCGACGAGGCCGTGCAGGCGGTTGACCCGCGCGTGACCCCGGCGATCGAGGACGATTGGTGCACCGAATATCTCGATGCAGTCATCTCGGCCCGTGTGGTTGACGGCATTGAGGCTGCGATCGCGCATATCGAGGCTTACGGCTCCCACCACACCGATTCGATCGTGACCGACGATGAGGCGGCGGCTGAGCGCTTCCTGGCCGAGGTCGATTCCGCCATCGTGCTCCACAATGCCTCGACTCAGTTCGCGGATGGCGGAGAATTCGGATTCGGCGCCGAGATCGGCATCGCCACGGGGCGCATGCATGCTCGGGGGCCCGTCGGCGTCGAACAGCTGACCTCGTTCAAGTACCGCATCCGCGGCGCGGGCCAGACGCGCCCGTGA
- a CDS encoding DUF72 domain-containing protein, with the protein MTRAEIRIGTSGWHYRSWHGPFYPARLKIKDFLSYYVQHFDTAEINNSFYRLPTERAVRAWHDATQKGVLFAWKASRFITHMKRLKGIEESIDLVFGRMNGLAEKFGPVLFQLPPTFKADAETRERVARCLSLIPEGRRCAFEFRHPSWYEESTFRILRDHNAALCISDHADAPAPWEGTADFAYVRAHGTNGRYEGSYSADTLQDWAHHIADWRKNGRSVYVYFDNDIKSAAPGDAQALLRLLPADQSLSAMSSR; encoded by the coding sequence ATGACGAGGGCGGAGATTCGGATCGGAACATCGGGCTGGCACTACAGGTCCTGGCACGGACCTTTCTACCCGGCGCGCCTGAAGATCAAGGATTTCCTCTCCTATTACGTCCAGCACTTCGATACCGCCGAGATCAACAACTCATTCTACCGCCTTCCGACCGAGCGGGCCGTCAGGGCCTGGCATGACGCCACCCAGAAAGGTGTCCTGTTCGCCTGGAAGGCCTCACGCTTCATCACGCACATGAAGCGGCTGAAGGGAATCGAGGAGAGCATCGATCTCGTCTTCGGCCGGATGAACGGCTTGGCCGAGAAGTTCGGCCCGGTCCTGTTCCAGCTGCCGCCTACCTTCAAGGCAGATGCCGAGACCCGGGAGCGGGTGGCGCGCTGCCTGTCGCTGATTCCGGAGGGCCGGCGCTGCGCCTTCGAGTTCCGGCATCCGAGCTGGTATGAGGAATCCACCTTCCGCATTCTACGCGACCATAATGCGGCGCTGTGCATTTCCGACCACGCGGATGCTCCGGCCCCGTGGGAAGGGACGGCGGACTTCGCGTATGTGCGAGCGCATGGCACGAACGGGCGGTATGAGGGCAGCTACTCGGCCGATACGCTGCAGGATTGGGCGCACCATATCGCCGATTGGCGAAAGAACGGACGCAGTGTCTATGTCTATTTCGACAACGACATCAAAAGCGCCGCTCCCGGGGACGCCCAGGCCCTGCTGCGGCTTCTGCCGGCCGATCAGTCGCTGAGCGCCATGTCGTCCCGGTGA
- the proB gene encoding glutamate 5-kinase — protein sequence MTPELSQFRRVVLKVGSALLVDRARGRLNHAWLAALAEDIADLHAKGADVLVVSSGAIAMGRTVLGLPSGPLRLEESQAAAAVGQIALARTWSEVLAHHGITAGQILVTLADTEQRRRYLNARATTLKLLEMRAVPVVNENDTVATSEIRYGDNDRLAARVATMIGADLLVLFSDIDGLYTAPPASNPDAEHIPVIERITPSIEAMAGGAASELSRGGMRTKVEAGKIATSGGTHMIIADGRTKNPLKRIAEGGRCSWFLTPSNPATARKTWIAGALEPRGTLYVDEGAARALQGGASLLPVGVRRIEGSFHRGDAVAIRSETRVLGRGLVAYDAEDAARIIGRPSREIEGILGYPGRTEMIHRDDMALSD from the coding sequence GTGACCCCTGAACTCAGCCAGTTCCGCCGTGTGGTCCTGAAGGTTGGGTCCGCCCTGCTGGTCGACCGGGCCCGGGGCCGGCTCAACCATGCCTGGCTGGCGGCGTTGGCCGAGGATATCGCGGACCTACACGCGAAAGGCGCCGACGTTCTGGTGGTCTCCTCCGGGGCCATCGCCATGGGGCGCACCGTTCTGGGCCTGCCCTCCGGTCCCTTGCGCCTGGAGGAAAGCCAGGCTGCCGCGGCCGTCGGACAGATCGCGCTCGCCCGCACCTGGTCCGAGGTGCTGGCGCATCACGGCATCACGGCCGGCCAGATCCTGGTGACGCTTGCCGACACGGAGCAGCGGCGTCGTTATCTCAATGCCCGGGCCACGACCTTGAAGCTCCTCGAGATGCGCGCCGTGCCGGTCGTCAACGAGAACGACACGGTTGCGACCTCGGAGATCCGCTACGGCGACAACGATCGCCTGGCGGCGCGCGTCGCCACCATGATCGGGGCCGATCTTCTGGTGCTGTTCTCCGACATCGATGGGCTCTACACGGCGCCGCCCGCATCCAATCCCGATGCCGAGCACATCCCGGTAATCGAGCGCATCACGCCTTCCATCGAGGCCATGGCCGGCGGGGCAGCCTCCGAATTGTCGCGCGGGGGCATGCGCACGAAGGTCGAGGCGGGCAAGATCGCGACATCCGGCGGCACCCACATGATCATCGCGGACGGCCGCACGAAAAATCCCTTGAAGCGCATTGCCGAGGGCGGGCGCTGCAGCTGGTTCCTGACCCCGTCCAATCCCGCGACGGCGCGCAAGACCTGGATCGCCGGCGCGCTCGAACCGCGCGGCACGCTCTACGTGGACGAGGGCGCCGCCCGCGCGCTTCAGGGTGGCGCGAGCCTGCTGCCGGTGGGCGTGCGCCGGATCGAAGGCAGCTTCCATCGCGGCGACGCGGTGGCGATCCGCAGCGAGACCCGCGTGCTCGGCCGGGGCCTCGTGGCCTACGATGCGGAGGATGCGGCGCGCATCATCGGCCGTCCCAGCCGAGAGATCGAGGGAATCCTCGGCTATCCCGGCAGAACCGAGATGATTCACCGGGACGACATGGCGCTCAGCGACTGA
- the obgE gene encoding GTPase ObgE, whose translation MKFLDQAKIYIRSGNGGGGAVSFRREKFIEFGGPDGGDGGRGGDVWAECVEGLNTLIDYRYQQHFKAKTGGHGMGKNRHGAKGADAVLKVPAGTEILEEDGETVIADMTHVGQRVLLAKGGNGGFGNAYFTTSTNRAPRRANPGQEGQERTLILRLKLIADAGLVGLPNAGKSTFLATVTAAKPKIADYPFTTLHPGLGVVRAYGREFVLADIPGLIEGASEGVGLGDRFLSHVERCRVLLHLVEGTSEDAGEAYRTVRHEIEAYGHGLSEKPEIVALSKADALDEETLKEQLKKLKKAAKQTPYVVSSASGQGVQEVLQALLTVIDQARAEEEPVAPQAEWHP comes from the coding sequence ATGAAATTTCTCGACCAAGCCAAGATCTATATCCGTTCCGGCAACGGTGGCGGCGGCGCCGTGTCGTTTCGCCGTGAAAAATTCATCGAGTTCGGCGGGCCGGACGGCGGCGACGGCGGCCGCGGCGGCGACGTCTGGGCGGAATGCGTCGAGGGGCTGAACACCCTCATCGACTACCGCTACCAGCAGCACTTCAAGGCGAAGACCGGCGGCCACGGCATGGGCAAGAACCGGCACGGAGCCAAGGGCGCCGATGCGGTCCTCAAGGTGCCGGCCGGCACCGAGATCCTGGAAGAGGACGGCGAGACCGTTATCGCCGACATGACCCATGTGGGCCAGAGGGTGCTGCTGGCGAAGGGCGGCAACGGCGGCTTCGGCAACGCCTATTTCACCACCTCGACGAACCGCGCCCCCCGCCGCGCCAATCCCGGCCAGGAGGGTCAGGAGCGTACGCTCATCCTGCGTCTCAAGCTGATCGCCGATGCCGGGCTCGTCGGTCTTCCCAATGCGGGCAAGTCCACTTTTCTCGCCACCGTCACGGCGGCCAAGCCGAAGATCGCCGATTACCCCTTCACGACCCTCCACCCGGGGTTAGGCGTCGTGCGGGCGTATGGACGCGAGTTCGTGCTGGCCGACATTCCGGGCCTGATCGAGGGCGCCTCCGAGGGCGTCGGGCTCGGCGACCGATTCCTGAGCCATGTGGAGCGCTGCCGCGTTCTGCTGCATCTGGTCGAGGGGACGAGCGAGGATGCCGGGGAGGCCTACCGGACCGTTCGGCACGAGATCGAGGCCTATGGCCATGGCCTGTCCGAGAAGCCCGAGATCGTCGCGCTGTCCAAGGCCGACGCCCTGGACGAGGAGACGCTCAAGGAGCAGCTCAAGAAGCTCAAGAAGGCCGCGAAGCAGACCCCCTACGTGGTCTCGTCGGCATCCGGGCAGGGTGTGCAGGAGGTGCTCCAGGCGCTGCTGACCGTGATCGACCAAGCCAGGGCCGAAGAGGAGCCCGTCGCTCCACAGGCAGAGTGGCATCCGTGA
- a CDS encoding GNAT family N-acetyltransferase: protein MFPDLTRDDVFRLETRGLWLRWARLADAQAIVRLAGEKSVAEMTARIPHPYHPDDAERFIFMSRRSNADGQGLQLAITPKGKPNSLIGMVGIGPDPETGKPSLGYWLGTPYWGRGYATEAARALIDAFFAYGDGDELTASTRVINPASRRVLEKCGFAYQGAGLVELPARGGLYPADHFRLDRRAWESLKSWGHTGLVREPLSVEIEVDRGLSLAS, encoded by the coding sequence ATGTTTCCCGACCTCACCCGTGACGATGTTTTCCGCCTCGAGACCCGCGGCCTCTGGCTGCGCTGGGCCCGTCTCGCGGATGCCCAAGCCATCGTACGCCTTGCCGGGGAGAAATCGGTCGCGGAGATGACGGCTCGAATTCCGCATCCGTATCACCCGGACGATGCCGAGCGATTTATCTTCATGTCCCGGCGGTCCAATGCGGACGGCCAGGGCCTGCAGCTCGCGATCACGCCCAAGGGCAAGCCCAACAGCCTGATCGGCATGGTGGGCATCGGTCCGGACCCCGAGACGGGAAAGCCCAGCCTCGGCTACTGGCTCGGCACCCCCTACTGGGGGAGGGGCTATGCCACCGAGGCGGCGAGAGCGCTGATCGACGCCTTCTTCGCCTATGGCGATGGGGACGAGCTCACCGCGTCGACCCGGGTCATCAACCCGGCTTCCCGGCGGGTGCTTGAAAAGTGCGGCTTCGCCTATCAGGGCGCCGGCCTTGTCGAGCTGCCGGCCCGGGGAGGGCTCTACCCGGCCGACCATTTCCGCCTCGACCGGCGGGCTTGGGAGAGCCTGAAGAGCTGGGGCCATACCGGCCTCGTGCGGGAGCCCCTCTCCGTCGAGATCGAGGTGGACCGGGGGCTGTCCCTCGCAAGTTGA
- the rpmA gene encoding 50S ribosomal protein L27 has translation MAHKKAGGSSRNGRDSAGRRLGVKRFGDQQVVAGNIIIRQRGTKWHAGANVGMGKDHTLFATADGRVRFLTRQGRAFVSVVPAQEAAE, from the coding sequence ATGGCTCACAAAAAAGCAGGCGGTTCGTCTCGCAACGGCCGCGACTCCGCAGGCCGTCGTCTCGGCGTCAAGCGGTTCGGCGATCAGCAGGTCGTCGCCGGCAACATCATTATTCGTCAGCGCGGCACCAAATGGCATGCCGGCGCCAATGTCGGCATGGGCAAAGACCATACCCTCTTTGCCACGGCTGATGGCCGAGTCCGATTCCTGACGCGTCAAGGCCGAGCCTTTGTATCGGTCGTACCGGCCCAAGAGGCCGCAGAGTAA
- the rplU gene encoding 50S ribosomal protein L21 — protein MFAVIKTGGKQYRVAANDVITVATLAGEPGTAVTFDQVLMVTNDGSTQVGAPLIEGVTVAGEVVEHTRGEKVISFKKRRRQNSRRKRGHRQDYTVVRITEILAGGEKPKKAAAKKTTKAAADEAAPATAE, from the coding sequence ATGTTCGCAGTGATCAAGACCGGCGGCAAGCAGTATCGCGTTGCCGCCAACGACGTCATCACCGTCGCCACGCTCGCAGGCGAGCCTGGCACTGCCGTCACCTTCGACCAGGTTCTCATGGTCACGAACGACGGCTCGACCCAGGTGGGCGCCCCCCTCATCGAGGGCGTGACCGTGGCGGGCGAGGTGGTGGAACACACCCGCGGCGAGAAGGTCATCTCCTTCAAGAAGCGCCGTCGCCAGAATTCGCGCCGCAAGCGCGGGCATCGCCAGGACTATACCGTCGTGCGGATCACCGAGATCCTCGCCGGTGGCGAAAAGCCCAAGAAGGCTGCGGCCAAGAAGACCACCAAGGCTGCGGCTGACGAGGCTGCGCCGGCCACCGCTGAATAA